A section of the Mycolicibacterium anyangense genome encodes:
- a CDS encoding N-acetylmuramoyl-L-alanine amidase, producing the protein MPSRRPTPTILFTAVAATVVILPWAISGVPGTGHQDGPRAADTVLNQQPLTGLGGGQTIREISQSTPFSMVALTGTDLTGTTAQIRAKRADGTWGPWYKADTLESNANDGQGGGPRGTDPVFVGTTTAVQISVNRPAGAPVTTAPPEHGLDAGKELGYIPANVEQPFSQNISAVLITPPKAPVDAQWNPPTAALGPGQPPNIISRAQWGADDHLRCGTPSYGTGIRAAVVHHTAGSNDYAPEDSAEIVRSIYAYHTRTLGWCDIAYNALVDKYGQVFEGRAGGITKDVLGSHTGGFNKDVWGVSMIGDFETTPPDDIMVRTVGRLLGWRMGLDHVNPLGTVQLTSAGGEYTFFPAGATPTLPTIFAHRDVGNTECPGNAGYAAIPAIRDIAARFNRPPDLVDSLRGGAIFDRWDAMGGKDSPLGAPTSPEAAGDGDTRYATFEHGAMYWSPASGAQPLTGAIYEAWASLGYERGALGLPTSGEIQEPEWIVQNFQHGTLNFDRQTHNVLRVIDGLTLVMPPPPADGPPVQLERFSRPAAPILEPAS; encoded by the coding sequence GTGCCGTCCCGACGACCCACGCCGACGATCCTGTTCACCGCGGTTGCGGCGACTGTCGTCATCCTGCCGTGGGCGATCAGCGGAGTACCGGGCACCGGACACCAGGACGGCCCCCGCGCGGCCGACACCGTGCTCAACCAGCAGCCGCTGACCGGGCTCGGCGGCGGGCAGACAATCCGCGAGATCAGCCAGTCCACCCCCTTCTCGATGGTCGCACTCACCGGGACTGACCTGACCGGCACCACGGCCCAGATCCGCGCCAAACGCGCCGACGGAACATGGGGGCCCTGGTACAAGGCCGACACCCTGGAGTCCAACGCCAACGACGGCCAGGGCGGCGGGCCGCGCGGCACCGACCCCGTGTTCGTCGGAACCACCACCGCTGTCCAGATCTCTGTCAACCGGCCCGCGGGCGCGCCGGTCACCACCGCTCCCCCTGAGCACGGCCTGGACGCTGGCAAGGAGCTCGGCTACATCCCGGCCAATGTCGAGCAGCCCTTCTCCCAGAACATCTCGGCGGTTCTGATCACGCCACCCAAGGCACCCGTCGATGCCCAGTGGAACCCGCCGACCGCGGCGCTGGGGCCGGGCCAGCCGCCCAACATCATCAGCCGCGCCCAATGGGGGGCCGATGACCACTTACGTTGTGGCACACCGTCATACGGCACCGGAATCCGCGCTGCCGTCGTCCATCACACCGCCGGCAGCAACGACTACGCGCCGGAGGATTCGGCGGAGATCGTGCGGTCCATCTACGCCTACCACACCCGAACCCTAGGCTGGTGCGACATCGCCTACAACGCCCTGGTGGACAAGTACGGCCAGGTGTTCGAAGGCCGGGCAGGCGGAATCACCAAGGACGTCTTGGGTTCTCACACTGGCGGCTTCAACAAGGACGTCTGGGGCGTGTCGATGATCGGCGACTTCGAGACCACCCCGCCCGACGACATCATGGTCCGCACCGTCGGCCGCCTGCTCGGCTGGCGGATGGGGCTCGACCACGTGAACCCGCTGGGCACAGTGCAATTGACATCGGCCGGCGGCGAATACACCTTCTTCCCGGCCGGTGCGACGCCGACACTGCCGACGATCTTCGCCCACCGCGATGTCGGCAACACCGAATGCCCGGGCAATGCGGGCTACGCCGCCATCCCCGCGATCCGCGACATCGCCGCCCGGTTCAACCGGCCACCCGACCTCGTCGACTCGCTGCGTGGCGGAGCGATCTTCGACCGCTGGGATGCCATGGGCGGCAAGGACAGTCCGCTCGGCGCGCCGACCAGTCCTGAGGCCGCCGGTGACGGCGACACCCGGTATGCCACCTTCGAACACGGCGCGATGTACTGGTCCCCGGCCAGCGGGGCACAACCCCTGACCGGGGCGATCTACGAGGCGTGGGCGTCGTTGGGCTACGAGCGGGGCGCCCTGGGCCTGCCGACCAGCGGGGAGATCCAGGAACCCGAGTGGATCGTGCAGAACTTCCAGCACGGCACGCTGAACTTCGACCGCCAGACCCACAATGTGCTGCGGGTGATCGACGGCCTCACCCTGGTGATGCCGCCCCCGCCCGCCGACGGTCCGCCGGTTCAGCTCGAGCGCTTCAGCCGTCCCGCCGCACCGATCCTGGAACCGGCCAGCTAG
- a CDS encoding HAD family hydrolase codes for MMLPALIATDVDGTLLDDEERVTDRTRHVVQAAVASGTTFVLATGRPPRWIPPIVEALGFAPMAVCANGAVIYDPDQDRVISARTLPVDVLGELAEIATRVIPGVGLAVERVGRSAHDSATPQFVSSPGYEHAWLNPDNTEVSIEDLLSAPAVKLLIRKAGARSSDMAEILAKHIGVQGDITYSTNNGLIEVNPIGTSKATGVEELARPLEITAEDVVAFGDMPNDIPMLRWAGHGVAMGNAHPEAMAAANEVTAPNTDDGMARVLERWWL; via the coding sequence CTGATGCTGCCCGCTCTGATCGCTACCGACGTCGACGGCACTCTGCTGGACGACGAGGAGCGGGTCACCGACCGGACCCGCCACGTCGTGCAGGCCGCGGTGGCCTCCGGGACCACGTTCGTGTTGGCGACGGGTCGTCCGCCGCGCTGGATCCCACCCATTGTCGAGGCACTCGGCTTCGCTCCGATGGCGGTGTGCGCCAACGGTGCCGTGATCTACGACCCCGACCAGGACCGGGTGATCTCCGCCCGCACGCTGCCGGTCGACGTGCTCGGTGAGCTGGCCGAGATCGCCACCCGGGTGATTCCCGGTGTCGGTCTGGCGGTGGAGCGGGTGGGTCGCAGTGCGCATGACTCGGCCACGCCCCAATTCGTCAGTTCGCCCGGCTACGAGCATGCCTGGCTCAACCCCGACAACACCGAGGTTTCGATCGAGGACCTGCTGAGTGCGCCGGCGGTCAAACTGTTGATCCGCAAGGCCGGTGCCCGCAGTTCCGACATGGCTGAGATCCTCGCCAAACACATTGGTGTCCAGGGTGATATCACCTACTCGACCAACAACGGCCTGATCGAGGTCAACCCGATCGGGACGAGCAAGGCCACCGGTGTCGAAGAGCTGGCCCGGCCGTTGGAGATCACCGCCGAGGACGTGGTGGCCTTCGGGGACATGCCCAATGACATTCCGATGCTGCGGTGGGCCGGTCACGGGGTGGCCATGGGCAATGCGCATCCGGAGGCGATGGCCGCGGCCAACGAGGTCACCGCACCCAATACCGACGACGGTATGGCCCGTGTCCTCGAACGCTGGTGGCTCTAG
- a CDS encoding lysophospholipid acyltransferase family protein, with amino-acid sequence MEPVFRTLEIIAGSAVRAVGTRITYQGLENIPPRGGAVVAINHTSYIDFLPAALGTKRRNRRIRFMIKAEMQNVWIVNYLIGRTGAIPVDRQAGAQAYAEAVRALRAGELVGVYPEATISRAFELKDFKNGAARMALEARVPIVPCIVWGAHRVWTKDHPKRLGRNKIPFTVHYGDPLSPTGSVTELDSALKERMRSILRDVQLAYPRPKGAWWVPQSLGGSAPTLDDARGLDEAERARRAGERR; translated from the coding sequence GTGGAACCCGTCTTCCGCACCCTGGAGATCATTGCCGGCAGCGCGGTCAGGGCGGTCGGCACCAGGATCACCTACCAGGGCTTGGAGAACATCCCGCCGCGCGGGGGTGCCGTCGTCGCCATCAACCACACCAGCTACATCGATTTCCTGCCGGCGGCGCTGGGCACCAAACGGCGCAACCGCCGCATCCGGTTCATGATCAAGGCCGAGATGCAGAATGTGTGGATCGTCAACTATCTGATCGGCCGCACCGGTGCGATCCCGGTCGATCGTCAGGCCGGTGCGCAGGCCTACGCCGAGGCCGTTCGTGCGCTGCGCGCCGGTGAGCTGGTGGGCGTCTATCCGGAGGCGACGATCAGCCGGGCTTTCGAGCTGAAGGATTTCAAGAACGGGGCGGCACGCATGGCGTTGGAGGCTCGGGTTCCGATCGTTCCCTGCATCGTGTGGGGCGCACATCGGGTGTGGACCAAGGATCACCCGAAGCGGCTGGGCCGCAACAAGATACCCTTCACTGTGCACTACGGCGATCCGCTGTCGCCGACTGGATCGGTGACCGAGCTCGACTCCGCGCTCAAAGAGCGGATGAGAAGTATTCTGCGGGACGTGCAACTGGCCTACCCGCGCCCGAAGGGGGCGTGGTGGGTACCGCAGAGCCTGGGCGGCAGCGCCCCGACACTGGACGATGCCAGAGGTCTCGACGAGGCCGAACGCGCCCGCCGGGCCGGGGAGCGTCGCTGA
- a CDS encoding lysophospholipid acyltransferase family protein, translated as MEPVYGTVIQLARLVWRAQGLKFTVSGVENLPVTGGAVVAINHTSYFDFTFAGLPAYLQKRGRKVRFMAKQEVFDHKVTGPIMRSLRHIPVDRDSGAASFDAACLALKAGELVGVYPEATISRSFELKEFKSGAARMAIAADVPIIPHIVWGAQRIWTKDHPKKMWRPKVPIAIAVGEPIQPTLPPTELTALLRSRMQHLLEQVQDAYGPYPPGEFWVPSRLGGGAPTPAQAAELEVAEAAERAARRAQRDGTGPPG; from the coding sequence GTGGAGCCGGTCTACGGAACAGTCATCCAGCTCGCCCGCCTGGTCTGGCGCGCGCAGGGGCTGAAGTTCACCGTGTCCGGGGTGGAGAACCTGCCCGTCACCGGTGGCGCCGTGGTGGCGATCAACCACACCAGCTATTTCGACTTCACCTTCGCCGGCCTGCCCGCCTACCTGCAGAAGCGTGGCCGCAAGGTCCGCTTCATGGCCAAGCAGGAGGTCTTCGACCACAAGGTCACCGGTCCGATCATGCGCAGCCTGCGCCACATCCCGGTGGACCGCGACAGCGGTGCGGCCTCGTTCGATGCGGCCTGCCTGGCGCTCAAGGCCGGCGAACTGGTCGGCGTCTACCCCGAGGCGACCATCAGCCGCAGCTTCGAGCTCAAGGAGTTCAAGTCCGGTGCCGCGCGGATGGCCATCGCCGCCGACGTGCCGATCATCCCGCACATCGTCTGGGGCGCTCAGCGCATCTGGACCAAGGACCACCCGAAGAAGATGTGGCGGCCCAAGGTTCCCATCGCGATCGCGGTGGGCGAGCCGATCCAGCCGACGTTGCCGCCCACCGAGCTGACCGCGCTGCTCCGCTCCCGTATGCAGCATCTGCTCGAGCAGGTGCAGGACGCCTACGGCCCTTACCCGCCTGGCGAGTTCTGGGTGCCCAGCAGGTTGGGCGGGGGCGCGCCGACGCCGGCGCAGGCGGCCGAACTCGAAGTGGCCGAGGCTGCGGAGAGGGCGGCTCGCCGTGCGCAGCGCGACGGAACAGGACCGCCGGGGTAG
- a CDS encoding MBL fold metallo-hydrolase: MQVTCIGHAGFRIDTPAGSILCDPWLNPAYFGSWFVFPDNSGLDWAAIGDCDYLYVSHLHKDHFDPKLLAEHVNKDAVVLLPDFPVPDLKREFEKLGFHRFYETTDGVKHRISGPKGELDVMIIALRAPADGPIGDSGLVVSDGTTTVFNMNDSRPLAVDVLAEEFGHIDVHMLQYSGAIWYPMVYDMPERAKASFGSQKRQRGMDRCRQYIADTGATWVIPSAGPPCFLDPELRDLNDDHGDPANIFPDEMVFLDQMRQHGHTGGLLMIPGSVADFTGSQLNSLTHPLPTDEVEAIFTTGKADYIEAYAQRMAPVLAAEKAGWAPATGEPLLEPLRALFEPIMLQSDQICDGIGYPVELRMGPETVVLDFPKRTVREPIPDEKFRYGFGIAPELVRTVLRDKEPDWVNTIFLSTRFRAWRVGGYNEYLYTFFKCLTDERIAYADGWFAETHDDTTDITLDGWNIQRRCPHLKADLSKFGVVEGSTLTCNLHGWQWNLENGKCLTTKGHEIRCSRT; encoded by the coding sequence GTGCAGGTCACATGCATTGGTCACGCCGGTTTTCGGATCGACACCCCGGCGGGAAGCATCCTGTGCGACCCCTGGCTGAACCCGGCATATTTCGGGTCCTGGTTCGTCTTCCCCGACAACAGCGGTCTGGACTGGGCGGCGATCGGTGACTGCGACTACCTCTACGTGTCGCACCTGCACAAGGATCACTTCGACCCCAAGCTGCTGGCCGAGCACGTCAACAAGGACGCCGTCGTGCTGCTGCCGGACTTCCCGGTGCCCGATCTCAAGCGCGAGTTCGAGAAGCTGGGCTTCCACCGGTTCTACGAGACCACCGACGGGGTCAAGCACCGGATCAGCGGACCCAAGGGCGAGCTGGACGTGATGATCATCGCGCTGCGCGCACCGGCGGACGGGCCGATCGGCGACTCCGGCCTGGTGGTCTCCGACGGCACCACGACGGTGTTCAACATGAACGACTCGCGGCCGCTGGCCGTGGATGTGCTGGCCGAGGAGTTCGGCCACATCGACGTGCACATGCTGCAGTACTCCGGTGCCATCTGGTACCCGATGGTCTACGACATGCCCGAGCGGGCCAAAGCGTCGTTCGGCAGCCAGAAACGCCAGCGCGGCATGGACCGCTGCCGGCAGTACATCGCCGACACGGGCGCGACGTGGGTGATCCCGTCGGCGGGGCCGCCGTGCTTCCTAGACCCTGAGCTGCGTGACCTCAACGACGATCACGGGGATCCGGCCAACATCTTCCCCGACGAGATGGTGTTCCTGGATCAGATGCGCCAGCACGGGCATACCGGCGGCCTGCTGATGATCCCCGGATCAGTAGCCGATTTCACTGGCTCGCAATTGAATTCCCTGACCCACCCGCTGCCGACCGACGAGGTCGAGGCGATCTTCACCACCGGCAAGGCCGACTACATCGAGGCGTACGCGCAGCGCATGGCACCGGTGCTGGCCGCCGAGAAGGCGGGCTGGGCGCCGGCCACCGGCGAACCGCTGCTGGAACCGTTGCGGGCGTTGTTCGAGCCGATCATGCTGCAGAGCGACCAGATCTGCGATGGCATCGGCTATCCGGTGGAGCTGCGGATGGGGCCCGAGACGGTGGTGTTGGACTTCCCGAAGCGGACTGTGCGGGAGCCGATTCCGGACGAGAAGTTCCGCTACGGATTCGGTATCGCCCCGGAACTGGTGCGCACGGTGCTGCGCGACAAGGAACCGGACTGGGTCAACACGATCTTCCTGTCCACCCGGTTCCGGGCCTGGCGGGTGGGCGGGTACAACGAGTACCTGTACACCTTCTTCAAGTGCCTGACCGACGAGCGGATCGCCTATGCCGACGGCTGGTTTGCCGAAACCCATGACGACACCACTGATATCACCCTGGACGGTTGGAACATTCAGCGCCGGTGTCCACATCTGAAGGCGGATCTGTCGAAGTTCGGTGTGGTGGAGGGTTCGACGCTGACGTGCAACCTGCACGGCTGGCAGTGGAATCTGGAGAACGGAAAGTGCCTGACCACCAAGGGGCACGAGATCAGGTGTTCACGAACGTGA
- a CDS encoding contact-dependent growth inhibition system immunity protein, with amino-acid sequence MIERDPAFPALKHFFAAYFHQDWECDAADSHEVVADYLTSEHPAPEQLRILVAGIDRLRESYSEAELPAVLSEPLGSYYNVIAPETFNSWLAAIAAQLQRAATDASQ; translated from the coding sequence ATGATCGAACGCGACCCAGCCTTCCCCGCACTGAAGCACTTCTTTGCGGCGTATTTCCATCAGGACTGGGAGTGCGACGCAGCAGACAGTCACGAAGTCGTTGCCGATTACCTGACTTCGGAACATCCGGCGCCAGAACAACTCCGAATACTGGTAGCCGGTATCGACAGGTTACGTGAGTCATACTCAGAGGCCGAATTGCCCGCAGTACTAAGCGAACCCTTGGGATCGTATTACAACGTCATCGCACCCGAGACATTCAACTCGTGGCTGGCTGCCATAGCAGCACAGCTCCAACGCGCCGCGACAGACGCGTCCCAGTAA
- a CDS encoding DUF5718 family protein, whose amino-acid sequence MIDLDLDEMRGWFGFGVAGNFAGHLDQAGEAVDFATVVAKEGAPKGIFPWYAPGYDSFLGEFPLSHDALMVPETTEADGPLNLQIEPEVGLACEVVWDGDTVVTLRPFALGAFNDCSIRRPNAPKISFKKNWGPASKGVAHEFFEISDLTPDGPTATLRLLCHLRTADGVHHEYGVDSPLLGYSYYGEVLLDWIVERLANQKGSPDTPLEDVGALMVACGRPTNVLIGIGATKYTKLGETTYLKTGDEAIVRVYDTASDAASELRQLVWEP is encoded by the coding sequence ATGATCGACCTCGACCTCGACGAGATGCGCGGCTGGTTCGGCTTCGGTGTGGCGGGTAACTTCGCCGGACACCTCGACCAGGCCGGCGAGGCTGTCGACTTCGCGACAGTGGTGGCCAAGGAGGGTGCGCCCAAGGGGATCTTCCCTTGGTACGCACCGGGTTACGACAGCTTCCTCGGCGAGTTTCCGCTCTCGCACGACGCGCTCATGGTGCCGGAGACGACGGAAGCCGACGGGCCGCTGAACCTGCAGATAGAACCGGAGGTCGGTCTGGCCTGCGAGGTGGTGTGGGACGGCGACACCGTTGTCACGTTGCGGCCGTTCGCACTTGGTGCGTTCAACGACTGCTCGATCCGCCGGCCCAACGCGCCGAAGATCAGCTTCAAGAAGAACTGGGGCCCGGCGTCCAAAGGCGTTGCCCACGAATTCTTCGAGATCAGCGATCTGACCCCGGATGGCCCGACGGCCACGTTGCGGCTGCTGTGCCATCTGCGGACTGCCGACGGTGTGCACCACGAGTACGGGGTGGACAGCCCGCTGCTGGGCTACTCCTACTACGGCGAGGTGCTGCTGGACTGGATCGTCGAGCGGCTGGCCAACCAAAAGGGTTCGCCGGATACGCCGTTGGAGGATGTCGGTGCGTTGATGGTGGCGTGCGGGCGGCCCACGAACGTGCTGATCGGTATCGGCGCCACGAAGTACACCAAGCTGGGTGAGACGACCTACCTCAAGACCGGCGACGAGGCGATCGTGCGGGTGTACGACACCGCCAGCGACGCGGCATCCGAACTGCGCCAACTGGTCTGGGAGCCCTAG
- the serS gene encoding serine--tRNA ligase, which yields MIDLKLLREDPDAVRRSQLSRGEDPGLVDALLNADSARRSAISTADTLRAEQKAASKKVGGASPEDRPALLERAKELAAQVKAAEAEQAQAEAAFTAAHMAIGNVIIDGVPAGGEDDFVVLDVVGEPRAIENPKDHLELGESLGLIDMERGAKVSGSRFYFLTGRGALLQLGLLQLAVRVATDNGFSLMIPPVLVRPEVMAGTGFLGAHADEIYHLEADDMYLVGTSEVPLAGYHADEILDLSGGPLRYAGWSSCFRREAGSYGKDTRGIIRVHQFDKVEGFVYCKPEDAEAEHQRLLGWQREMLALIEVPYRVIDVAAGDLGSSAARKFDCEAWVPTQQTYRELTSTSNCTTFQARRLATRYRDENGKPQIAATLNGTLGTTRWLVAILENHQQPDGSVRVPAALVPYVGTEVLQP from the coding sequence GTGATCGACCTGAAACTGCTGCGCGAAGATCCTGATGCCGTGCGTCGATCCCAGCTCAGCCGTGGCGAGGATCCGGGTCTCGTCGACGCTCTGCTAAACGCCGACTCGGCTCGCCGGTCGGCGATCTCCACTGCCGACACCCTGCGCGCCGAACAGAAGGCCGCCAGCAAGAAGGTCGGCGGGGCTTCTCCGGAAGACCGGCCGGCCCTGCTCGAGCGGGCCAAAGAGCTAGCCGCCCAGGTCAAGGCGGCCGAGGCGGAACAGGCCCAGGCCGAGGCGGCCTTCACCGCCGCGCATATGGCGATCGGCAACGTCATCATCGACGGTGTCCCGGCCGGCGGCGAGGACGACTTCGTGGTGCTCGACGTCGTCGGGGAACCCCGGGCGATCGAGAACCCGAAGGATCATCTCGAACTGGGTGAGAGCCTGGGGCTGATCGATATGGAGCGCGGCGCCAAGGTGTCGGGCTCGCGGTTCTACTTCCTGACCGGTCGCGGCGCCCTGCTGCAGCTCGGCCTGCTCCAGCTGGCCGTGCGGGTGGCGACCGACAACGGTTTCAGCTTGATGATCCCGCCGGTGCTGGTGCGCCCCGAGGTCATGGCGGGCACCGGTTTCCTGGGTGCGCACGCCGACGAGATCTATCACCTCGAGGCTGACGACATGTACCTCGTCGGTACCTCGGAGGTACCGCTGGCCGGCTACCACGCCGACGAGATCCTCGACCTGTCGGGCGGCCCGCTGCGCTACGCCGGCTGGTCGTCATGCTTCCGGCGGGAAGCCGGCAGCTACGGCAAGGACACCCGCGGCATCATCCGGGTGCACCAGTTCGACAAGGTCGAAGGCTTCGTCTACTGCAAGCCCGAGGACGCCGAGGCCGAGCATCAGCGGCTGTTGGGCTGGCAGCGCGAGATGCTGGCCCTGATCGAGGTGCCCTACCGCGTCATCGACGTCGCCGCAGGCGACCTGGGCTCCTCGGCCGCCCGCAAGTTCGACTGCGAGGCCTGGGTGCCCACTCAGCAGACCTATCGGGAACTGACCTCGACGTCCAATTGCACGACGTTCCAGGCGCGCCGGCTGGCTACCCGCTACCGCGACGAGAACGGCAAGCCGCAGATCGCGGCGACCCTCAACGGGACGCTGGGCACCACCCGGTGGCTGGTCGCGATCCTGGAGAACCACCAGCAACCGGACGGCAGCGTGCGGGTTCCCGCCGCGCTGGTGCCCTATGTGGGGACGGAGGTCCTGCAACCATGA
- a CDS encoding septum formation family protein, translated as MLELSEREETPTAEAKPARSRRTFLGTLQATSTRRALLLTALGGLLIAGVLTALPVSMSNRLTGYAGSDPFVGSKGTAAFANAKAGSCLTWPDKSPDAATIVDCKDDHRFEVAQSVDMRTFPGSEYGPDAAPPSPARIQQISLEQCQPAVERYMGAKYDPNSRFTISMLWAGDKAWKQSGERRMLCGLQLPGANNQQIAFKGKVADLDQSKVWPAGTCLGIDPSTSQPTDVPVDCGAPHAMEVTGSVNLAEKFPGGLPADADQDAFIKDACTKMTDAYLAPLQLRTTTLTLIYSTISLPSWSAGSHQVSCSIGATLGNGGWATLINPAKGPLLINGMPPVPPPDIPEERLNMPPIPLVPDTPSTTYSPSTDTSQSTGSQQQQQQPTQHLPQQSTAPSSQSQAPSPTAAPSSPAAPPPAGNVINGQPAAPVAPPNEAPPMEGGLPPGPPPGPVDPVIAPPAA; from the coding sequence ATGTTGGAGTTATCCGAGCGCGAGGAGACGCCCACCGCGGAGGCCAAGCCTGCCCGGTCGCGGCGCACATTCCTCGGCACCCTGCAGGCCACGTCGACCCGGCGTGCGCTCCTGCTGACCGCGCTCGGGGGCCTGCTGATCGCCGGTGTGCTCACCGCCCTGCCGGTCAGCATGAGCAATCGGCTCACCGGCTACGCCGGCAGTGATCCGTTCGTCGGCTCCAAGGGCACCGCGGCCTTCGCCAACGCCAAGGCCGGCAGCTGCCTGACCTGGCCGGACAAATCCCCCGATGCCGCGACCATCGTCGACTGCAAGGACGACCACCGCTTCGAGGTGGCCCAGTCCGTCGACATGCGGACCTTCCCGGGCTCCGAGTACGGCCCCGATGCCGCACCGCCGTCCCCGGCCCGCATCCAGCAGATCAGCCTCGAGCAATGCCAGCCGGCAGTCGAGCGCTACATGGGCGCCAAGTACGACCCGAACAGCCGCTTCACCATCAGCATGCTGTGGGCCGGTGACAAGGCCTGGAAGCAGTCCGGAGAGCGCCGCATGCTGTGCGGTCTGCAGCTGCCCGGAGCCAACAATCAGCAGATCGCGTTCAAGGGCAAGGTCGCCGACCTGGATCAGTCCAAGGTGTGGCCCGCGGGCACCTGCCTGGGCATCGATCCCTCGACCAGCCAGCCCACCGACGTTCCGGTGGACTGCGGTGCCCCGCACGCCATGGAGGTCACCGGCTCGGTGAACCTGGCCGAGAAGTTCCCCGGCGGCCTGCCGGCGGACGCCGACCAGGACGCGTTCATCAAGGACGCCTGCACCAAGATGACCGACGCCTACCTGGCCCCGCTGCAGCTGCGCACCACCACCCTGACCCTGATCTACAGCACGATCTCGCTGCCCAGCTGGAGCGCGGGCAGCCACCAGGTGTCCTGCAGTATCGGCGCCACCCTGGGCAACGGTGGCTGGGCCACCTTGATCAACCCGGCCAAGGGGCCGCTGCTGATCAACGGGATGCCGCCGGTCCCGCCGCCAGACATCCCCGAGGAACGGCTCAACATGCCGCCGATCCCGCTGGTACCCGATACCCCATCGACCACCTACTCGCCGTCGACCGACACCTCACAGTCCACCGGCAGCCAACAGCAACAACAGCAGCCGACCCAGCATCTGCCGCAGCAGTCGACCGCGCCGAGCAGCCAGTCGCAGGCACCCTCGCCGACCGCTGCACCAAGCTCCCCGGCGGCTCCCCCACCGGCGGGCAATGTCATCAACGGTCAACCGGCCGCGCCGGTCGCCCCGCCGAACGAGGCACCGCCCATGGAGGGTGGCCTGCCGCCAGGTCCCCCGCCCGGACCCGTCGACCCCGTCATCGCGCCGCCGGCGGCTTAG
- a CDS encoding metallopeptidase family protein yields MPVEMSPQRFEDLVSDALDLIPPKLAAAIDNVVVLVEARHPEDPELLGLYEGIALTERDSTYAGALPDTITIYRDSLLEICDTDDDVVEEVAITVIHEIAHHFGIDDDRLHELGWA; encoded by the coding sequence GTGCCCGTCGAGATGAGCCCGCAGCGGTTCGAGGATCTGGTCTCTGACGCGCTCGATCTGATCCCGCCGAAACTGGCCGCTGCCATCGACAACGTGGTGGTGCTCGTCGAGGCCCGACACCCCGAAGATCCCGAGTTGCTCGGGCTCTACGAGGGCATCGCACTGACCGAGCGGGATTCGACCTACGCGGGCGCCCTGCCGGACACCATCACGATCTACCGCGACAGCCTGCTGGAGATCTGCGACACCGACGACGATGTGGTCGAGGAGGTGGCGATCACGGTGATCCACGAGATCGCCCACCACTTCGGGATCGACGACGACCGCTTGCACGAATTGGGCTGGGCCTGA